From the Elusimicrobiaceae bacterium genome, one window contains:
- a CDS encoding prepilin-type N-terminal cleavage/methylation domain-containing protein encodes MQNSKHAFTLVELLVVVLIIGVLSAIAIPMYQGAIDKSRWSTLLAPAKALQTAQTAAYMENGAYAEDTSALVLSLPGEAQDNKYIMPDAEYSIDTKTASQSTITGQLDTLPNVRLSMALKNPDSYLFCEAKSGDARAERLCKNLLAGQKAGSKNGYDKYLLDYPGPCAWANTTGQCYVSEEARCTAMGMPYANGMCGYKNDWTNPIINEGGICEATDGGCRSVKVYDGGICKSDAGYCSCSYAKIYNGGVCEANPGSGTAPCVYATIYEGGACVANRSDGCIGTTIDGGKCIANVPGACSADSSFLPVTYKNGGFVKIMEKDIVPHLRLNVNLAKIPQLCIGGVLLGRFYL; translated from the coding sequence ATGCAAAACAGCAAACATGCCTTTACCCTAGTAGAACTACTAGTAGTCGTACTGATTATCGGTGTTTTATCAGCCATTGCTATCCCCATGTATCAAGGCGCAATTGACAAAAGCCGCTGGAGCACCCTATTGGCCCCGGCCAAAGCATTACAAACCGCTCAAACGGCCGCCTATATGGAAAACGGAGCATACGCAGAGGATACTAGTGCATTAGTCTTATCTTTGCCCGGAGAAGCGCAAGATAATAAATATATTATGCCGGATGCCGAGTATAGTATAGATACCAAAACCGCCAGTCAAAGTACCATTACCGGACAATTAGATACCCTGCCGAATGTAAGACTTTCTATGGCACTTAAAAACCCGGACAGTTATTTGTTTTGTGAAGCCAAAAGCGGAGATGCCCGGGCGGAGCGCTTGTGTAAAAATCTATTAGCCGGACAAAAGGCAGGCAGTAAAAACGGCTATGATAAATATTTATTAGATTACCCCGGCCCCTGTGCGTGGGCCAATACGACGGGGCAATGTTATGTGAGTGAAGAAGCGCGCTGTACTGCTATGGGTATGCCATATGCAAATGGGATGTGTGGGTACAAAAATGATTGGACAAATCCGATCATTAACGAAGGCGGTATATGCGAAGCAACTGACGGTGGGTGTAGATCTGTGAAAGTATATGATGGAGGAATATGTAAGTCAGATGCAGGATACTGTTCGTGCAGTTATGCAAAAATTTATAATGGAGGAGTATGTGAAGCTAATCCGGGTAGTGGTACCGCTCCGTGTGTTTATGCCACAATCTATGAAGGAGGAGCTTGTGTCGCGAATCGCAGTGATGGATGTATTGGAACCACGATTGATGGTGGTAAATGTATTGCAAATGTACCTGGTGCTTGTTCCGCAGATAGTAGTTTTTTACCGGTAACTTACAAAAACGGAGGGTTTGTGAAGATTATGGAAAAGGATATTGTTCCGCATCTGCGCCTAAATGTTAATCTTGCAAAAATCCCCCAACTTTGCATTGGGGGAGTTTTATTAGGAAGGTTTTACTTGTAG
- a CDS encoding peptidylprolyl isomerase, with amino-acid sequence MIQKGAKVKFDYTLTVDGKVQDTSAGRGPLEYTHGAGQIIKGLEEVLEQMNVGDKKTVKIAAEKAYGPVLEEAIKRVPKTAIMNADQLKIGDMVGASNAGHTFRAIVKEISDQEITLDFNHPLAGKELTFEVEVKEINQ; translated from the coding sequence ATGATTCAAAAAGGCGCAAAAGTAAAATTTGATTATACCTTAACTGTAGACGGCAAAGTACAAGATACTTCCGCCGGACGGGGTCCGCTGGAATATACGCACGGTGCCGGACAAATCATTAAAGGATTAGAAGAAGTATTGGAACAAATGAATGTCGGCGACAAAAAAACTGTAAAAATTGCCGCCGAAAAAGCATACGGTCCCGTATTGGAAGAAGCTATCAAACGTGTTCCTAAAACCGCTATTATGAATGCAGATCAACTCAAAATAGGGGATATGGTGGGAGCCAGCAATGCCGGACATACCTTCCGCGCTATTGTGAAGGAAATTTCCGATCAAGAAATTACCTTGGACTTTAATCACCCACTGGCAGGCAAAGAATTAACCTTTGAAGTGGAAGTAAAAGAAATTAATCAATAG
- a CDS encoding PAS domain S-box protein, whose protein sequence is MGSHLFSMFSKENQLPEKIKSFLEMLTWLPVPVTLVDADGKVIGINTRMEQLIGFTSEQIAGQPLSKYGLVWADVQALLKASATDKIIREIVTRDMESLHVSVGATRVPDSPYTLLTFEDVPDYRKTIGEKQFLQSIVSHYPFAVMVQDAYGVCRAWNDKMTQLFHVSSADAVGRKVSELMPVELSKILGILDHEVLQQQQSYLSRNMSFRKPNGEEVALAVSKVPMLKSDRVASILTVFEDITSRHAQEIELVQTRNLLQAILDNVPLGIYTRTAEGRMTYYNKQSMKVLGVSNTQYVTTPHPNQKLSDVRGYASREKAILEEGKLKEYPDEIFVDQQGNEKVIHMIKAPLMHAGPEPLVLSIVEDVTQKREQERKLMRANAFLTAIVENMPVGLYARDKDGKMLLSNKKSEEIFHDKNDQLDERGAAAHETEDQIREYLKRETDLLESGQILDIAEEPYMTETGEWISLHIVKVPVSDVAGQFSFVITMVEDITKRKEQERKLAKFSQFQQAVLDNAPLAIYARSMDKTWTFINKKAKELFPQETLYLDEHDFYSERERKVLEEGTILDIPEEEYINRNNVRLLLHLIKVPVMDQEGRPFMMLSIAEDITQKKQQEKEILQSKNFLQNIVDNLPVALSVKKPDGTYILWNKRSEQIFGVAANTVIGKQDYRQDITREQLDFVLESDKKVFNSHRELNIAQELISTPNEGVKIMHTVKTPLYNSDGDADYLLNVSEDITSKTKMERKMREAGEKNSLLVENVQEGIVILEDRKIIYSNRTACQMLGVSSSEELTDKLLADFISPDHQPIAREKYEAVVNGLEGSQEPLQLYFARPDGGRTEVELSALAEKYLGRRIVLVFFRDMTRANKMMREIRSERETFKNAFEKAVHPMLILNSKGYIQTMNQSARELFHLQEKDKVFYRNVYMRPMLALETRRQMSQGQPTEMDWVFDFDKAAEKFPGRITGEGKLPLHMSFVPFNKRDTSDGQVLADYLVTLQVKPS, encoded by the coding sequence AAAATCTTTTCTGGAGATGCTCACTTGGTTACCGGTACCGGTAACCTTGGTGGATGCCGACGGGAAAGTAATCGGCATCAATACTCGCATGGAACAGTTAATCGGATTTACCAGTGAGCAAATTGCCGGCCAGCCACTCTCTAAATATGGGCTGGTTTGGGCAGATGTGCAAGCCTTATTAAAAGCTTCCGCTACCGATAAAATCATTCGGGAAATTGTCACACGCGACATGGAAAGTTTGCACGTGAGCGTCGGTGCTACCCGCGTGCCGGATAGCCCGTACACCTTACTTACCTTTGAAGACGTGCCGGATTACCGCAAAACAATCGGAGAGAAACAGTTTTTACAATCTATTGTCTCGCATTATCCTTTTGCCGTTATGGTGCAAGATGCTTACGGCGTGTGCCGTGCTTGGAATGACAAGATGACACAGCTGTTTCACGTTTCTTCCGCCGATGCTGTAGGAAGAAAAGTGTCGGAACTCATGCCGGTAGAATTGTCTAAAATACTGGGGATCTTGGACCATGAGGTATTGCAACAACAGCAAAGTTATCTCTCCCGTAACATGAGTTTTCGCAAGCCAAACGGAGAAGAAGTGGCTTTAGCGGTAAGTAAAGTGCCTATGCTCAAGTCAGACCGCGTGGCTTCCATTCTGACCGTTTTTGAAGATATCACATCGCGCCACGCACAAGAAATCGAATTGGTGCAAACCCGTAATTTATTGCAAGCTATTTTGGATAATGTTCCGTTAGGCATTTATACCCGCACTGCCGAAGGCCGCATGACGTATTATAACAAACAGAGCATGAAGGTGCTGGGAGTTTCAAATACGCAATACGTTACCACTCCGCACCCCAATCAGAAATTATCTGATGTGCGCGGATATGCCAGCCGTGAGAAGGCCATTTTGGAAGAGGGAAAATTAAAAGAATATCCGGATGAAATTTTTGTGGATCAACAGGGAAATGAGAAAGTGATTCATATGATTAAAGCTCCGTTGATGCATGCCGGTCCGGAACCGCTCGTGCTTAGTATTGTAGAAGATGTGACCCAAAAACGGGAACAGGAACGCAAGCTGATGCGTGCCAATGCCTTTTTAACCGCTATCGTAGAAAATATGCCGGTGGGATTGTATGCCCGCGATAAAGACGGGAAAATGTTGCTGAGCAATAAAAAGAGCGAAGAAATTTTCCACGATAAAAACGATCAGTTGGATGAGCGGGGGGCGGCCGCGCATGAAACAGAAGATCAAATTCGCGAGTATTTGAAACGCGAAACGGATTTGTTAGAAAGCGGCCAAATCTTGGATATCGCCGAAGAGCCTTATATGACGGAAACCGGCGAGTGGATTTCGTTGCATATCGTGAAGGTGCCTGTTTCTGATGTGGCGGGGCAATTTAGCTTCGTCATTACGATGGTGGAAGATATTACCAAACGTAAAGAACAGGAACGCAAACTGGCTAAATTCAGTCAATTCCAACAAGCTGTTTTAGACAATGCGCCTTTAGCTATTTATGCCCGCAGTATGGACAAAACATGGACCTTTATCAATAAAAAAGCTAAAGAACTCTTCCCGCAGGAAACTTTGTATTTAGATGAACATGACTTTTATAGCGAGCGAGAACGGAAAGTATTAGAAGAAGGAACTATTTTGGATATTCCGGAAGAGGAATATATTAATAGAAACAATGTAAGACTACTGCTCCACTTGATTAAAGTACCCGTAATGGATCAAGAAGGGCGTCCGTTCATGATGCTTTCTATTGCCGAAGATATTACGCAAAAGAAGCAACAAGAAAAAGAAATTCTGCAGAGCAAAAATTTCTTACAAAATATCGTAGACAATTTGCCGGTGGCCTTGTCTGTTAAAAAACCGGATGGTACCTATATTTTGTGGAATAAACGCAGTGAACAAATTTTTGGAGTGGCGGCTAATACCGTCATCGGTAAACAAGATTACCGTCAGGACATTACCAGAGAACAGCTGGACTTTGTGTTGGAGTCCGATAAGAAGGTGTTTAACAGCCATCGGGAGCTCAACATCGCCCAAGAGCTGATTTCTACCCCCAACGAAGGTGTGAAAATTATGCACACCGTCAAAACTCCTTTGTATAATTCTGACGGAGATGCCGATTATTTGCTCAATGTATCGGAAGATATTACGAGCAAGACCAAAATGGAACGCAAAATGCGGGAAGCGGGGGAGAAGAACTCTTTGCTAGTAGAAAATGTGCAAGAAGGAATTGTCATTTTAGAAGATCGGAAAATTATTTATTCCAACCGCACCGCTTGCCAAATGTTAGGTGTATCTTCCTCTGAGGAATTAACGGATAAATTGTTAGCGGATTTCATTAGCCCGGATCATCAACCGATTGCGCGCGAAAAATACGAAGCGGTGGTCAATGGTTTGGAAGGGTCTCAAGAACCGTTACAATTGTATTTTGCCCGGCCCGATGGAGGCAGAACGGAAGTGGAACTATCTGCTTTAGCTGAAAAGTATTTGGGCCGCCGTATTGTGTTGGTTTTCTTCCGAGATATGACACGCGCCAATAAGATGATGCGGGAAATCCGCTCCGAGCGTGAAACTTTCAAAAATGCGTTTGAAAAAGCAGTTCACCCGATGTTGATTTTGAATTCTAAAGGATATATTCAGACCATGAACCAATCTGCTCGGGAACTCTTTCACCTGCAAGAAAAAGATAAAGTGTTTTATCGTAATGTTTACATGCGCCCTATGTTGGCGCTGGAAACACGGCGGCAAATGTCCCAAGGGCAACCGACAGAAATGGATTGGGTGTTTGATTTCGATAAAGCAGCCGAGAAATTCCCCGGGCGTATTACCGGAGAAGGCAAACTGCCTTTACATATGAGCTTTGTGCCGTTTAACAAGCGAGATACTTCGGACGGTCAAGTATTGGCAGATTATTTGGTTACGCTACAAGTAAAACCTTCCTAA